One window from the genome of Bacillus rossius redtenbacheri isolate Brsri chromosome 17, Brsri_v3, whole genome shotgun sequence encodes:
- the LOC134540845 gene encoding eukaryotic translation initiation factor 3 subunit I, giving the protein MKPLMLHGHERSITQIKYNREGDLLFSSAKDQCPNVWYSINGERLGTFDGHQGAVWAIDINWETTRFMSGAADQFLRIWDCATGKEIGNIRAQSSVRTCNFSYSANMAAYSTDKQLRQQCEMNIIDVRTVDESIGSSEPILRIPFSDSKVTSLLWGSLDETVIVGLESGEISQWDLRNGKNLATVKDHTNSINDMQMSKDGTMFITASKDKTAKLFDSDTLMCLKCYKTERPVNSAAISPILDHVVLGGGQEAMDVTTTSTRIGKFDSRFFHLVFEEEFGRVKGHFGPINSVAFHPDGKSYSSGGEDGYIRIHNFDSSYFEFSFEAQVEPSK; this is encoded by the exons ATG AAGCCACTCATGCTGCATGGTCACGAGCGGTCCATCACGCAGATCAAGTATAACCGCGAAGGGGACCTCCTGTTCTCGTCGGCCAAGGACCAGTGCCCCAACGTGTGGTACTCCATCAACGGGGAGCGCCTGGGCACCTTCGATGGTCACCAGGGCGCAGTGTGGGCCATCGACATCAACTGGGAGACGACGCGCTTCATGTCGGGGGCTGCGGACCAGTTCCTCCGCATCTGGGACTGTGCCACAG GCAAGGAGATCGGCAACATCCGTGCCCAGTCGTCTGTGCGGACGTGCAACTTCAGCTACAGCGCCAACATGGCTGCCTACTCCACGGACAAGCAGTTGCGCCAACAGTGCGAGATGAACATCATAGATGTGCGAACCGTTGATGAGTCTATAG GCAGCTCGGAGCCGATCCTGCGCATCCCGTTCAGCGACTCGAAGGTGACGTCGCTGCTGTGGGGGTCCCTGGACGAGACCGTCATCGTGGGCCTGGAGAGCGGGGAGATCTCCCAGTGGGACCTCAGG AACGGCAAGAACCTGGCCACGGTGAAGGACCACACCAACTCCATCAACGACATGCAGATGAGCAAGGACGGCACCATGTTCATCACCGCGTCCAAGGACAAGACGGCCAAGCTGTTTGACTCGGACACGCTCATGTGCCTCAAGTGCTACAAGACGGAGCGGCCGGTCAACAGTGCCGCCATCTCGCCCATCCTGGACCAC GTGGTGCTGGGTGGTGGACAAGAGGCCATGGACGTGACCACAACATCGACGCGCATCGGGAAGTTCGACTCGCGCTTCTTCCACTTGGTGTTTGAGGAAGAGTTTGGGCGCGTGAAGGGCCACTTCGGCCCCATCAACAGCGTGGCCTTCCATCCAGACGGCAAGAGTTACAGCAGCGGCGGGGAAGATGGTTACATCCGCATTCACAACTTTGATTCCTCGTATTTCGAATTCAGCTTTGAGGCGCAGGTTGAGCCTTCCAAGTGA